In one window of Megalopta genalis isolate 19385.01 chromosome 4, iyMegGena1_principal, whole genome shotgun sequence DNA:
- the LOC117222566 gene encoding uncharacterized protein LOC117222566 isoform X2 has translation MESMDARLVAQALNYHGQQLQKVWEGERNENELAMLNLKEPNFEIYQQRQKTLSFGDRGKRLKLQQFLAKKADALYDKSNLDKTVEPIKQELGDEEFYATMPGLDTYVTMEKSQRIRNFLESLVVGDVIYAQVMGKSAAGLLLKVLCNCSDCPRVVTDLGVKALILNTATVPAVDKKGVTRSYMANDLICVVVSEVNVEAERVVAVMNVPAREGQAPHPPMGLIHSDDLPEAYKKAMDNKGQSYEVMLENSTGFNNPNNIKYLSDLMGLGQENHSNLVGLRERFPPNEYASELRQAQASKWAFRSVAEGIDHFKAGRHTEAFQCLNKALTVDPRNVEGLVARGALYANSGSFKKAIDDFETALKLNQTHANARKYMAETLVALGRSYEDEKKYEDAQKAYENCLAIAPFHEEARNSIEYIKSKTLTSSLNPLDTFKSFEAENDVGENKKEKKKRKKERKSRSKKRQRWSSSSSSSSSGSSSSSSSESSSSSSSGSSRSASRSPSRKRKHKKDHRGSLSPLSKRMAQYNNPPAATTAAHDVIAPVSYTSNTRDKMDDYEIKVRKFLEQTKDDSDYEDKVRKFLEETARWKREREKEKKHSESEKMKKKKKKEKKGKDKEKEDKKSRKKKKKEERKKRKNKDKLERDLEALKKSSLPDLEQLESKLNAYYAKVEKETAVLKRYVAQYNDIPSPLSNAEKLAESSRREEELRRERERERDEASKAYHERESRIPMTAQQRKEIQRKPLTDIFEQESQLIHPEPKLPTLDTAALNAKWKAAQAARQKDVMPQKWQDVPPEGKKMQANVDSEEDDDNELEEKLQRAALEKSMNIRKQMQRELAEKRAAQAQPMSAPTPPPLPKEPPIPKQAPVKYPTPQPQNKFQSYKDPSLSAPQTTPTKFSSSNNLGGKFQPIGQSGNSGGGHPPEPPRPPPPTKNQNQAKGPRTDSDSEAERQHRQTPKKRESTGRGGVTKRMSRDRPAKRSRSRSRSASSSGSSRSRSPRRSRSRSYSNRRSGSYERKYSRSPSGTYSRSRSRSRSRSYTRSRSRSRSGDRSYYRKRQFRPYNNRGTYYKPRFQSFNNPNHRGGGNNFQNRNRFYNNQHNNRFGNRRGGGFNNRGGGRGRGGNRGGRFFHGKQGFRDFRDRRDFRDRRAASRDRYSDRSYSPDPMRKVDEAKEKINKMLEGGDDVMEHQQGGGGSNVPPSKRQDGPLSEGEERDDDDYERWGEGEGGDTANKVG, from the exons GAAGGAGAACGCAACGAAAATGAGCTGGCCATGCTCAATCTCAAGGAACCTAATTTTGAGATTTACCAACAACGGCAGAAAACACTTAG TTTCGGTGATAGGGGCAAAAGGTTAAAGCTGCAACAATTCCTTGCAAAGAAGGCAGATGCCCTCTATGATAAGTCAAATTTGGACAAAACTGTTGAACCTATCAAGCAGGAATTGGGAGACGAAG AGTTTTACGCAACAATGCCCGGCCTTGACACTTATGTCACCATGGAAAAGTCACAACGTATACGGAACTTTTTGGag AGTTTGGTGGTTGGGGATGTTATATACGCGCAAGTGATGGGTAAAAGTGCTGCTGGGCTTCTTCTGAAGGTGCTCTGCAACTGCAGTGATTGCCCCAGGGTTGTTACTGATTTAGGAGTAAAG GCTCTGATATTGAACACGGCCACAGTGCCGGCGGTGGACAAGAAAGGTGTTACAAGAAGCTACATGGCAAATGATCTCATCTGCGTCGTAGTCAGTGAAGTTAACGTTGAAGCCGAGCGAGTCGTTGCAGTTATGAACGTACCCGCCCGCGAAGGGCAAGCCCCACACCCACCTATGGGACTTATCCATTCGGATGATCTTCCGGAAGCTTATAA GAAAGCGATGGACAACAAAGGACAATCGTACGAAGTGATGTTGGAGAATAGTACTGGCTTCAACAACCCCAACAACATAAAATATCTATCCGACTTGATGGGCCTCGGCCAAGAGAACCATTCCAATTTGGTTGGTTTGAG GGAGAGATTCCCACCTAATGAATATGCGTCTGAATTAAGGCAGGCGCAAGCCAGTAAGTGGGCGTTCCGAAGCGTGGCTGAAGGAATAGACCACTTCAAGGCCGGCCGTCACACAGAGGCTTTCCAATGCCTCAACAAAGCATTGACCGTAGACCCACGGAACGTCGAAGGATTGGTAGCCCGTGGAGCATT GTATGCGAATAGCGGCAGCTTCAAGAAAGCAATCGATGACTTCGAGActgcgttgaagctaaatcagactCATGCGAACGCTCGCAAGTACATGGCGGAGACTCTGGTTGCTCTTGGACGAAGTTACGAGGACGAGAAAAAGTACGAGGACGCGCAGAAAGCGTACGAGAACTGTCTAGCGATCGCTCCGTTCCACGAGGAGGCCAGGAATTCGATCGAGTACATAAAGTCGAAGACGTTGACCTCGTCTTTGAACCCATTGGATACGTTCAAAAGCTTCGAAGCAGAGAACGATGTCGGTGAGAAtaagaaagagaagaagaagcGTAAGAAGGAGAGGAAATCGCGATCGAAGAAAAGACAAAGGTGGAGCTCCAGCTCCAGCTCGTCGTCGAGCGGGTCCTCGAGCTCCTCTAGCTCGGAGTCCAgcagttcttcttcttctggaaGTTCCAGATCAGCGTCCAGATCGCCTAGTCGCAAGCGGAAACATAAGAAGGATCATCGTGGGTCATTGTCGCCTCTGAGTAAGCGCATGGCTCAGTACAATAATCCACCAGCAGCGACGACTGCAGCTCACGACGTGATAGCTCCTGTTTCTTACACGTCGAATACCCGCGACAAAATGGACGATTACGAGATCAAAGTGAGAAAGTTTCTCGAACAGACAAAGGACGACTCCGATTACGAAGATAAG GTAAGAAAGTTCTTGGAAGAGACCGCCAGATGGAAACGCGAAAGGGAGAAGGAAAAGAAACATTCGGAAAGcgagaaaatgaagaaaaagaagaagaaagagaagaaGGGGAAAGACAAAGAGAAAGAGGACAAGAAAAgtcgaaagaagaagaagaaggaggaaagAAAGAAGCGGAAGAACAAGGATAAGCTGGAACGGGACTTGGAGGCTCTGAAAAAGTCCTCGTTGCCAGACTTGGAACAACTCGAGTCGAAACTGAACGCGTACTACGCGAAGGTTGAGAAAGAAACCGCTGTCTTAAAAAG GTATGTAGCTCAGTATAATGACATACCTTCCCCTCTTAGCAACGCGGAGAAGCTCGCTGAGAGTTCGCGGAGGGAGGAGGAGCTGCGCAGAGAgagggaaagggagagagatGAGGCGTCGAAGGCGTATCACGAGCGCGAGTCTAGAATACCGATGACGGCACAGCAGCGTAAAG AGATTCAAAGGAAACCTCTCACCGATATATTCGAACAAGAGTCCCAGTTGATACACCCGGAGCCAAAGTTGCCTACACTTGACACAGCCGcactcaatgcaaagtggaaggctgcGCAGGCTGCTAG ACAAAAGGACGTGATGCCCCAGAAATGGCAAGACGTGCCTCCGGAGGGTAAAAAGATGCAGGCGAACGTGGACAGCGAAGAGGATGACGATAACGAGCTGGAGGAGAAGCTGCAGCGCGCCGCCCTGGAGAAGTCGATGAACATCCGCAAACAGATGCAACGAGAGCTAGCAGAGAAGAGGGCCGCGCAAGCTCAGCCGATGTCCGCGCCTACACCTCCGCCGTTGCCCAAAGAGCCGCCTATTCCGAAACAAGCTCCGGTGAAGTACCCGACACCTCAGCCACAAAACAAATTCCAATCGTACAAAGACCCGTCGTTATCCGCGCCGCAGACGACGCCCACGAAGTTCAGCTCGAGCAATAACTTGGGCGGCAAGTTCCAACCGATCGGCCAGAGCGGCAACAGCGGCGGCGGCCATCCGCCCGAACCACCTCGTCCGCCTCCGCCGACGAAAAATCAGAACCAAGCCAAAGGACCCAGAACGGACTCGGATAGCGAAGCGGAACGGCAGCATAGACAGACGCCTAAGAAACGAGAGTCGACCGGCAGAGGCGGCGTGACCAAGAGAATGAGCAGGGACCGTCCAGCGAAGCGTTCGCGCAGCAGATCGCGCAGTGCCTCCAGCTCTGGCTCGTCCAGATCTCGATCGCCCAGGAGAAGTCGATCACGATCGTACTCGAACAGAAGATCGGGTAGTTACGAACGAAAATACAGTCGATCGCCGTCGGGCACGTACAGCAGATCCCGGTCCAGGTCACGATCCAGATCGTACACGAGGAGTCGTAGTCGCAGCAGGTCCGGTGACAGAAGCTACTACCGCAAGAGACAGTTCCGGCCATACAACAATCGCGGCACTTACTACAAGCCCCGCTTCCAAAGCTTCAACAATCCGAACCATCGCGGCGGTGGCAACAATTTCCAGAACCGAAACCGGTTCTACAACAATCAGCATAACAATCGGTTCGGCAACAGGCGCGGCGGCGGGTTCAACAACCGCGGTGGCGGCAGGGGACGCGGCGGTAATCGTGGCGGCAGATTTTTCCACGGCAAACAGGGCTTCCGCGACTTCAGGGACAGGCGGGACTTCAGAGATCGGCGGGCCGCGTCGCGCGATCGTTACAGCGATCGCAGTTACTCGCCTGATCCGATGAGGAAGGTCGACGAGGCGAAAGAGAAGATAAACAAGATGCTCGAGGGCGGTGACGACGTGATGGAGCATCAACAGGGCGGCGGAGGATCCAACGTACCACCGAGCAAGAGGCAAGACGGACCTTTGAGCGAGGGAGAAGAGAGGGACGACGATGACTACGAGAGGTGGGGAGAGGGCGAGGGGGGCGACACAGCTAACAAGGTTGGTTAG